A portion of the Phoenix dactylifera cultivar Barhee BC4 unplaced genomic scaffold, palm_55x_up_171113_PBpolish2nd_filt_p 000253F, whole genome shotgun sequence genome contains these proteins:
- the LOC103697302 gene encoding protein ENHANCED DISEASE RESISTANCE 2-like isoform X3: protein MNLEFGSRRKGEGEINRKLGSRRKGEGEMNRDMGSRRKAEEEMNRELGSRRKGEGEMNRELGSRRKGEGEMNRELGSRRKGEGEMMKRKEEKAKVMYEGWMVRYGRRKIGKSYIHMRYFVLEPRLLAYYKRKPQDNMVPLKTLVIDGNCRVEDRGLKTHHGHMVYVLCVYNKKDKYHRLTLAAFNIQEALMWKEKIELVIDQQHDSLSATGNKALASCEFGADNRRNASSSEQESVNSLEDEDESNRTLPRRMTIGHGPPDAILDWTCEPDLGRSNQNIIQQVFSRKHWRLIKCQNGLRIFEELLEVDYLPRSFSRAMKAVGVVDATCEAIFELVMSMDETRFEWDCTFQYGSLVEEVDGHTAILYHRLQLDWFPMFVWPRDLCYVRYWRRNDDGSYVVLLQSRAHANCGLQPGFVRAHVESGGFKISPLKSRNGRSRTQVQHLMQIDLKGWGVGYIPSFQQHCLLQMLSSVAGLREFFSQTDEIHTVPRIPVMVNMTKSVSSKKDQKSQEIDVQPGPPLDPVLAGSRHSILLDEDSDDDDDYQIPEAIQEAYAIKTENDVMQIVLDEEPSDQIDLSCFSGNLRRDDRDGSRDCWSIPDGKNIKVRSKNFLQDKSKIPAGKHLMELAAVDWLKDTKRMDNVARRAGCAAQVASEKGLFSLIINLQIPGSTNYSMVFYFVMKQLVPGSLLQRFIDGDDEFRNRLLDCAPKCWKLSLFIGESS from the exons ATGAATCTGGAATTTGGATCGAGACGTaagggggagggggagattAATCGAAAATTGGGATCCAGACGTAAGGGAGAGGGGGAGATGAATCGAGATATGGGATCGAGACGTAAGGCAGAGGAGGAGATGAATAGAGAATTGGGATCGAGACGTAAGGGAGAGGGGGAGATGAATCGAGAATTGGGATCGAGACGTAAGGGAGAGGGGGAGATGAATCGAGAATTGGGATCGAGACGTAAGGGAGAGGGGGAGATGatgaagaggaaagaagaaaaggccaaggtGATGTATGAGGGATGGATGGTTCGATATGGGCGTAGAAAGATCGGGAAATCTTATATCCACATGCGGTATTTCGTTCTTGAGCCCAGGCTTCTCGCCTATTACAAGAGGAAGCCCCAAGATAACATG GTGCCACTCAAGACTCTTGTCATAGATGGGAATTGCAGGGTCGAGGATAGGGGCCTTAAAACACATCATGGGCAT ATGGTTTATGTTTTATGTGTCTACAACAAAAAAGATAAGTATCATCGACTCACG TTGGCAGCATTCAACATCCAGGAGGCTTTGATGTGGAAAGAAAAGATTGAGCTTGTCATTGATCAG CAACATGATTCATTGAGTGCTACTGGCAATAAAGCCCTTGCTTCATGTGAGTTTGGTGCAGACAATAGAAGGAATGCTTCTTCCTCTGAACAAGAAAGTGT GAATAGCCTGGAAGATGAAGATGAGAGCAATCGCACTTTACCACGGAGAATGACAATAGGACATG GCCCTCCTGATGCAATACTTGACTGGACATGCGAGCCTGATCTAGGGCGTTCAAATCAGAATATCATCCAGCAAGTTTTCTCTAGAAAGCATTGGCGATTAATCAAATGCCAGAATG GGTTACGCATTTTTGAAGAACTTCTAGAAGTTGACTATCTT CCAAGAAGCTTCAGTAGGGCGATGAAGGCTGTTGGTGTGGTGGACGCCACATGTGAAGCCATATTTGAGCTCGTAATGAGTATGGATGAAACACGCTTTGA GTGGGATTGCACTTTTCAGTATGGTAGCCTAGTTGAGGAGGTTGATGGACACACTGCCATACTGTATCATAGACTGCAGCTGGACTGGTTCCCaat GTTTGTGTGGCCCCGTGATCTTTGTTATGTGCGTTATTGGCGACGTAATGATGATGGAAGCTATG TTGTGTTACTTCAATCCAGAGCACATGCTAACTGTGGTCTTCAGCCTGGATTTGTGAGAGCTCATGTTGAGA gtGGTGGATTTAAGATTTCACCCCTTAAATCTCGCAATGGGAGATCTCGAACTCAAGTTCAGCATCTTATGCAAATTGACCTCAAGGGTTGGGGTGTGGGCTATATTCCATCATTTCAGCAGCATTGTTTACTTCAGATGTTGAGTAGTGTTGCTG GGTTGCGTGAATTCTTTTCTCAAACAGATGAAATACATACAGTCCCAAGGATTCCAGTCATGGTCAATATGACTAAGTCTGTTTCTTCTAAGAAGGATCAGAAATCTCAGGAAATTGATGTTCAGCCTGGCCCACCATTGGATCCTGTGCTTGCTGGTAGCAGACACTCTATTTTATTAGATGAagactctgatgatgatgatgactatCAAATTCCTGAAGCTATACAAGAG GCATATGCAATCAAGACTGAAAATGATGTTATGCAAATAG TTTTGGATGAGGAGCCTTCAGATCAAATTGATTTGTCCTGCTTTTCTGGCAATCTACGTCGGGATGACCGTGATGGTAGTCGAGACTGCTGGAGTATACCTGATGGGAAGAACATTAAAGTCCGTAGCAAAAATTTTCTACAGGACAAGTCCAAG ATACCAGCAGGGAAGCATCTCATGGAACTTGCAGCAGTCGATTGGTTGAAGGACACGAAAAGAATGGACAATGTTGCAAGACGAGCCGGTTGTGCGGCCCAA